The segment GCTGCCGATGGCGACCACGCCGATGGACATCACGGCGCGGGTCCGCGGCGCCGACGAGGCCGACCCCGAGGCCGTCACCGTCGTACGCGGCCAGGTGGAGGTGGCCACCACGGGCGGCCGCATCGAGTCCGTCGCCCTCGTCCCGGAGGATCCGCAGGCCTGTGCGGAGGCGGTCGACGCGATCCTCGCCGCCGAGTGGGTCGTGCTCGGTCCGGGTTCGTGGTTCAGCTCCGTGATCCCGCACCTGATGGTGCCCGGGCTCCGCCGTGCCCTCGCCGAGACCGCCGGGCGGCTCGTCGTGGTGCTCAACCTCGAGGCGCAGGTGGGTGAGACGACCGGCTTCGGTCCCGCCGACCACCTCGCTGTCCTGTTCGAGCACGCACCCGACCTGACGGTCCACGCGGTGGTCGTCGACTCGTCCGCGATCGCGGACGACCAGGCCCGGCTGGAGAAGGACGTGGCCGACCGCGGAGCCCGGCTGGTGGTCGCCGACATCGCCGTCCCGGGTGAGCCGCGCCACGACCCCGACCGGCTCGCGGAAGCGTTCCGGCAGGTCGTGGACGAGGCCTGAATCACGCCTGCGCCGGTGGCTCGACCGTTCCCACCGAGGGTCGTTGACCTACGTGGCAGGATTCGCCCCATGGCTATGACGGCACAGGTGAAGGCAGAGCTCGCCTCCACCCAGATCACCAAGACCTGCTGCCGCAAGGCCGAGGTCGCCTCGATGCTCCGCTTCGCCGGCGGCCTGCACATCGTGAGCGGCCGCATCGTCGTGGAGGCCGAGCTCGACACCGGCGCCGCGGCCCGGCGTCTCCGCAAGGACATCTCCGAGGTCTACGGCCACCCGTCCGACGTGGTGATGGTCCAGGGCAACGGCATCCGCAAGGGCAGCCGCTACATCGTGCGCGTCACCAAGGACGGCGAGGCCCTCGCCCGACAGACCGGCCTGCTCGACCAGCGCGGCCGCCCCGTGCGGGGCCTGCCGCCCGCTGTCGTCAGCGGGGGCGGGTGCGACGCCGTCGCCGCCTGGCGCGGCGCCTTCCTGGCCCACGGGTCGCTCACCGAGCCGGGACGCTCGTCGTCGCTGGAGATCACCTGCCCCGGCCCGGAGGCCGCGCTCGCGATCGTCGGGGTGGCCCGCCGCCTCGGCATCTCTGCCAAGGCGCGCGAGGTGCGCGGCGTGGACCGCGTGGTGATCCGCGACGGCGACGCGATCGGCGCGCTGCTGACCCGGCTGGGCGCCCACGAGTCGCTGATGGCCTGGGAGGAGCGGCGGATGCGGCGTGAGGTCCGCGCCACCGCCAACCGTCTCGCCAACTTCGACGACGCCAACCTGCGCCGCTCGGCCCGCGCCGCAGTGGCCGCCGGTGCGCGCGTGGAGCGGGCCTTGGAGATCCTCGGCGAGGAGATCCCCGACCACCTCCGCCAGGCCGGCCACCTGCGCCTCGAGCACAAGCAGGCCTCGCTCGAGGAGCTCGGCCAGCTGCACGAGCCCGTGCTCACCAAGGACGCGATCGCCGGCCGCATCCGGCGCCTGCTGGCGATGGCCGACAAGCGCGCCGAGGACCTCGGCATCCCCGACACGGAGTCGTCGCTGACCCCGGAGATGCTGGCCGACGAGGGCTGACCGGCTCCGAAAAGAGCTAGCGGGCCTTCTCCCGCAGGGACGCCCCGCGTGCCTGGCGTACGGTCGCCCAGGCGCTCAGCAGGGCCACCGTGCCGAGCAGGACGGCCACCACCAGCGCGGTGCCGCTCAACAGCACCGGATCGATGCGCGCGACCACCCGGGGCCACGAGGCCTCCTCGACCTGCCCCAGGGTGATCCGACCCAGCACGATGAGCTGCGCGGCCGCACCGGCCAGCAGGCCCGCGACGGCCGCGGCGCCGAGCACCACCACCTGCTCCACGGCCACCGACGACAGCACGGACCTGCGCCGGACGCCGACGACGCTCAGCGCGGCGGCGTCCATCCGGCGCCCCGGCAGCTGGATCGCCGTGGTGACCACGAGGCCGGCCACCGCCATCAGCAGCACGAGGATCGACGCGACGAGGTAGAGGCGCAGGGCTAGGGCGTACGCCGTCCCGTCGAGGCGGTCGCGCTCCTGGGCGTAGACGCGCTCCACGGCGAGACCCTGCCCCGCCAGCGCCGTCGTGACCTGTTCGGGGGTGTCCGCCGCTGCCAGGACCCGGACCTCGAACTCCTCCTCGTAGACCGTGCGGTTGGTCGTCAGGACGGAGTAGTCGATCAGCACTCCCTCGGGCCCGAGGAAGGGCACGCTCTCCGCGACCAGCACGGCCTCGGAGGGCGGGGGACCGCCGACGGTCGAGGTCGCGGCGCCCGCGACGCGCCCGAGGCGGTCCACGGCCTCCCGGCCGGCCACGACGGGACGCAGGCCCCCCATCCCCGACGTCAGGGCGGCCTTGCCGGTCCCGTCGGCGGTGACGACGAGACCGGCGCCGTCGACCCGCACGTCCTGCGCGGCCTGGGTGACGCCCTCGTCGACGAGGTGCCAGTCGCCGCGGGTGAGCACGTCGGAGGCATCGGTGCCGTCGGCCTCGAGCGGCCCGACGACGTACTCCCCGGAGAGCTCGGTGGGCAGGCCGGCCGGTCCGGCGAGGGCGAAGCCCTCGACCGTGCAGCCGCGCCCGCACGGGACGCGCTCGGTGGCGGTGGACGTGCCGGGCCCGAACGGTCCGACGTACGTGTTGAAGGTGTCGCCGCCCGAGGTGCGCATCCGCATCTCGACGGTGACCTGCCCGGCGGCGCGGGGCACGGTCATGCCCAGCCGGAGGCGTGCGCCGGTCAGCAGCGGTGTGGGCGGCCGGGTGATGAGGGCGACGACGTCGTCCACGCTGTGCCCCGGCGTCCACGAGGGGTCCCACAACGAGGCGGACGCCAGCCGCGGCACGTCGGCGACCACGTAGACGCCGTCCTGGGCGTTCCAGGTGCCCGTGGCCATCAGCCACCGGCCGTCGGGGTCGAGACGATGGGTGAGCGCCACGGCCTCGTTCATCGGCAGCTCGCTCGACCAGACCGTGCTGGCCGGGGCCTGGGTGGCGGCCACGCTGGCCCGCCACGCGCCGGCCGCGTCGAAGGTGCCGGCGCCGAAGGTGACGACGGCGATCGCGATGGTCAGGGGGAGCACGACGAGGGTGCCGACCGAGCGACGCGCCACCGCCCGCACGGCCAGGAAGCCCGCGACACCGCGTGCCGGTCGTCTGGCCAGCGCCCGCGCCGCCGCGCGGGTGCCGCCGGCAGCGGCGAGCCCCAGGACGGCGGCGATCAGCAGCGGCAGCACGAGGTCGGCCGCGTCGGTGGCGCCGCCGGCGGGCCGGGTGAGCGCAGCGACCACGAGGACGAGCGTCAGCGCCACCAGCGCGAGCGCGACCAGGACCGCGAGCCGCCCCGCCGGACGCGGCCGAGCCTGGCCGCTCAGCTGGTCGGCGAGGCTGCGGGCCAGGACCGCTCGCGTCGAGAGGACGCACACTGCGATCGAGCAGGCGACGACGGCGACGGACGCGAGCACGGCGTACGCCGGCACCGGGACCGGCAGCTCGGCGGGCAGCCACGCGCGCACGAGTGCCCAGGTGAGGGCCGCGCCGCCCGCGAGGCCGACCGGCACCGCGAGGGCGACGAGGAGCAGTGGCTCGCTCAGCGCCAGCAGCCAGGTCCTCCGGCGGTCGGCGCCGCGGAGCGAGGCCAGGGCCAGGTCGGGGACCCGCAGCTCGCCCGCCGCGGAGGTCAGTCGGCTGAGCAGGGCGAGGGCGACGAGGACGAGCGAGACCACGGCCGGCGTGACGGCGAGGAGCGCGGACCGCCGCTCCCGTTCGACGTCCGCGACGATGCCGTCGAGGTCGTTGTTGGAGATCTCGGCGGCGGTGCCCACCGCGAGCTGCTGCGGCGCCGGGTCCGCGGCGGCGCGCTCGGCGATCGCCGGCAGGTCGGCGGCGTCCAGGTCGGTCGGCACCTCGATGCGGCTGTCGACCCGGACCAGGAGCAGGCTCGGCGCGAGCCCGGCGAGCTGGTCGGGAGCGACGAGGTAGGGCGCCGGCTGCCGGGCGACGTCGGTGAGCTGGCGTCCCGGGCGCACCGTGGCCGGGACCGACGCCAACCGGCCCGGCTCGAACCAGAAGTCCTCGAGCGCCTCGCGCCGCTCGGGTGAGACGCTCGGGCCCGAGGGATAGGCATAGGTGCCGACGAGGGTGAGCGTGCCGAACGGCTCGCCCAGGTCGATCCGGTCGCCGAGCTCGTGGCCGTCCTCCTCGGCGTCTCCGGCCAGCACGGACACCTCACCGGGCGCCGCGGGGCAGCGGCCCTCGAGGTCGAGGTGCGCGCAGGCGTCGGGCTTCGCCATCAGCATCACCTCGCCGAGGGCACCCGGGGCGAGCATCCGGCTTGTCTCCAGCTGGGCGGTGGCGGCGTGCTGGTCCTCCGGCAGGACGAGCTGGGCGAGCGTGTCGTCGAGCAGGGCGCCGGGGTCGTCGACGGCGCTGCTCGGCCGGACCTCCCACGTGCGCCCGGTCAGGACGTTGCGCTCCTCCTCGAGGCGGGTGACGGCGTACGCGTTGCCGACGGCCGCGGCGAAGGACGGGCCGAGCACGGCCGAGCCCAGCGCCACCACCAGCAGGAGCAGGGTGCCGAGGGAGAGCAGGGAGCGCGACCGCAGGCCGTCGAGCGCCACCCGGATCACGCCGTCACCTCCTCGCGCAGCCGGGCCGGGAGGCTGGCGCGGTCGGGGACGTGGCCGGTCCACCAGGTGGTGAGCCCCGCGAGCCCGGTCGCGACGGTGCCCGCCAGGACGAGCGCGAGGACACGGGGCCCGGTGTCGAGGGGGAGCTGTCCCGGGCCGGCTGCCAGCACCGGCAGGGCGTCGGAGAGGGCCGAGACGACCAGCAGTGTCGCCGCGACGCTCGCCAGGCCGGCCGCGAGTGCCATCACGACGACCTGCAGGCGGCCCGCGGTGCGCTGGTCGGACCGGCGTACGCCGACGAGACGCAGCACCGCGCGCTCGTGGGTGCGCTCGCGCCGCAGCCTCGCGGCCGGCAGCACGACGGCCAGCAGCCCGAGCAGCGCGCCGCCGGCAGCGAGCAGGGCGAACCGCCTCGCGACTCCGTCGTCGGCGGCCTCGACGACCTCGCGCGAGAGCTCGGAGCCCTGCCGGGGCTGGCCGACCCGGGCCAGCACGCTGTCGGGGGTGTCGGCACGAGCGAGGACCAGCGGCTCGGCGCGCGCCACGGCACCGGTGCCCGGGACGACGGAGGTCGGCAGGTCGAGAACGGTGCCCGCCGCGCCCACCACGGGCAGGGCGTCGGCGGTCGCCAGGACGCGGGCCGGTCGGGCCATGCCGCCGGTGGTCGGCGCCTCCGGTGCGTCGGGCCACTCCACGCTGCTGGTGGCGAGGACCGGGGTGGCCCAGGGTGACCTGTCGGTGGCGAGGTAGCTGGTGCCGGCGCTGCTCGGCCGGACCCGGAGCTGTCCGGGCGTGGCCGCGACCTCGCCCGGCGGCCGCTCGTCGGGCTCGGCCAGCACCCACGGGCGGGCCAGCAGGTCGAGACCCCCGAGGTCGAGCTCCGTCAGGGTGAGGGCCGGCCGCTGGCAGAAGGGCTGGGCCCAGGTGTCGTCGTTGCAGGGGGCGCCGATGGCGACCTCCATGCCGGTCACCCGGCAGCCGGTCTCGCACCGGACGAGGTCGGCGGACACGGTCGTCGGCGTCCCCGGGGTCGGCCGGGCGAAGACGGTCTGGCGGCCCGACCCGGACGGGCTCACCGTCAGGACGTCGAGCCGCAGCGGGCGCGGGCGGGAGCCGGCGAGGGCGAGGCGGACGGTCATGCGGCGTCCGGTGGTGACCGGTTCGGGATCGGTCGCGGCGGCGGCGGCGCCGAGGTCGGACACCTCGGTGGAGCCGCCAGAGGCGGCGGTCCCCGCCAGCCGGTCACCGACGACCCGCTCGTAGCGGGCGGTGTCGAGGTAGACCCGCCGCGAGATCGGCCGGTCGTCCTCCAGGACCCGGATCGCCGCCATCAGCCACTGGCCGTCCGGGTCGGCCTCGCGGGTCGCCTCGAGCAGACCGTCGGCAGGGCCGTCGTACGACACCACCAGGGGCGTCGCGGACGTCACGAGCGAGGTGTCGCGCGTCCAGTCGTGGACGGCCAGCGCCGTGTTGGCGGCGCAGCCGAGGAGCACCGCCGAGCCGACCAGGACGGGGAGACCGGTCGCGGCCCGCGGCAGCGCGAGGCGGTGGCCGGCGAGCGACGGCCCGAGGCCGGGACGCCGGGCGAGCCGTCCCGCGACCAGCCGCACCACCGCGGTCGCCAGCAGACCCGCGGCCAGGCCCACCACCACGGGGGCGGTGAAGGCCCACGCGTCGGGGGCGGTCGAGGAGCGGCGGAGCAGCGCGACGACCGCGGCCACCGCGACGACCACGGGCACGAGGGCAGCGAGGGCGCTGGCTCGGCGCGCCCGTTCGGCACCGGCGGGGCGGAGCAGCTCGGTGAGCGGTCCGCGCAGCGCGACCACCATCGCGGTGACGACGGTGGCCGAGGCAAGGAGCCACACGGCGGCGACCAGTGCCGGGGATGCGATCTCGGCCCCCAGGGCCAGCGGCACCGCAGCACCCACCGCGCCACCCAGGACGGCTGTCAGCATCGGTTCGGCGACGAGCGCGGTCACCCAGCGCACGCCCCGCCGTCCGTGCAGTCGCAGCAGCGCCGCCTCCTGCCGCCGCGCGCCACCGAGGGCGAGGCCCGCACCGGGGAGCACCCCTGCGGCGAGCACGACCAGCGGCACGAGGAGGGCGGGCCTGCCGCCGGCGTCGGCGAGCACGGTGGCCGCGGTGACCACCGCGATGGCGGCGGCGACGGGCAGGTGGGTGCCACGCCGGGCCCACCACCCGGCCAGCAGGCGCAAGGTCATGTGATCCGGCCCTCGTCGATCGCGACGTGGTGGTCGGCGAGCTCGACGATGGCGGGGTCGTGGGTGGCGATGACGACGACGCATCCTCGCTCGGCCTCGGCGCGCAGGGCGTCGAGGACGACCGAGACGTTGCCCTGGTCGAGCTCGCTCGTCGGCTCGTCGGCGAGCAGCACCGGCGCGCCCACCACCAGGCCACGGGCGCAGGCCACGCGCTGCAGCTGGCCGCCCGAGAGCTCCTCCACCTGCCGGTCGCCGAGGTCGGCGATGTCGAATCGGGCCAGCGCCGCCTCGGCGCGGTCGGAGGCGTCGGTCCACGAGGTGCCGCGGGCGCGCAGTGCGATGGCGACGTTCTCGCGGGCGGACAGGATGGGGACCAGGCCGTAGACCTGGAGCACGAAGGCGATCTCCGGCGGCGGGTCGCCGTCGCCCTGCCACGTCGCGCGGCCGTCGTACGTCGCGGCGCCCGTGCTCGGGGCGACCAGGCCACCGGCGATCGACAGCAGCGTGGTCTTGCCCGACCCGCTCGGACCGGACAGCGCCGTCACGCGACCGGCCGCGAACGTCACGGAGACGTCGTCGAGCAGGAGCGGCCCGGGCTGGTAGCTGACGTGGTCGAGGACCAGGTCGCCGGTCCCGTTCATCTCGGCGGTCATCGCAGACCGTCCCGCGGGATGCCGGTCTCGTCGGCCGGGTGGCTGATGACGATCCGACGCGGCTCCGCATCGACGCGGACGAGCGTGCCGGCGGGCCACTGGGTGGTCAGGTGCGAGGGCAGGTGGAGGACCCCTTCGCTGCCGATGACGGCGTACTCGGCGCCGTGGTGCCCCTCGGACCCGACTCGGCCGCCCTTCATCGTCACGGTGCGGGGGAAGGTCGCGGCGACCTCCGGCTGGTGGGTGACCACCACGACGGTGGTGCCGAAGTCGCGGTTGAGGTCGTGGAGCAGGCCGACCACGGCGTCACGGTCCACGTGGGAGAGCTGGCTGGTCGGCTCGTCGGCGAGGAGCAGTCCGGGCGTCGTGGCGACGGCGCACGCGAGGGCCAGGCGCTGGCGCTGGCCGCCCGACATCGTGCTCACCACCTGGTCGGCCTGGTCGGTCAGCCCCACCCGGTCGAGGAGGTCGGTCACGCCCGGCGCCCGGTCGGCCTCCTCGGCCGTCATGCCGATGCGGGCGAACTCCACGTTGCGTCGCGCTGTCGTGTAGGGGAGGAGGTTGCGGGTTGACCCCTGCAGCATGGTCGCCACCCGGCGCGCACGGAGCCGTGAGAGGTGTCGCTCGCTCATCCGCGAGATGTCGTCGTCGCCGAGCAGGATGCGCCCGGCGCTCGGGCGCTGGATGCCGCCGAGCAGCGCGAGCAGGGTGGACTTGCCCGACCCGCTCGGGCCGAGGAACGCGACCCGTTCGCCCGGGGCGATCTCGAGGTCGACGCCCTGCAGTGCCACCACGTCGTGGCCCTCGAAGGTGCGGTAGAGGTGCACCACGCCCGAGCACCGGACGCCGATGCCGCCCCCGTCCTGCACCTGAAGTCCTCCTGAAGCCGTGTCGTCACACCGTCACCCGGCCGCGCCGGAATGCTGGGACATCATGCACCGGCGACGAAGGGTCGGTGTGCGACGACGCCCTTGGATCGATCCAAAGTTACCGGTCCGTACCGCGGGAGACCGCAGGTCGCGCAGGACCGGGAGCCCGATATGGTCGGAGTGGTCACCAAAGGCCGCAGTGTCGACGGGGTCACCGAAGGCCCCACCAAGGAGGCATCACCATGACTGTCCGCGTAGGTATCAACGGCTTCGGTCGCATCGGCCGCAACTTCTTCCGCGCCGTGCGCGCCTCGGGCGCCGACATCGAGATCGTCGGCGTGAACGACCTGACCGACAACGCCTCGCTGGCGAACCTGCTCAAGTTCGACTCGATCCTGGGTCGGCTCGACGCCGACGTCACCAGCGACGACACGTCGATCAAGGTGGGCGACCAGACCATCGCCGCGTTCGCCGAGCGCGACCCGTCCGCCCTCAAGTGGGGCGACATCGGTGCCGACGTGGTCGTCGAGTCCACCGGCTTCTTCACCGACGCGACCAAGGCCAAGGCCCACGTCGACGCCGGCGCCAAGAAGGTCATCATCTCCGCGCCCGCCTCCAACGAGGACATCACCATCGTGATGGGCGTCAACCACGAGCTCTACGACCCCGCGGCCCACACCGTCATCTCCAACGCGTCCTGCACGACCAACTGCCTCGCGCCGATGGCCAAGGCGCTGCACGACGGCCTCGGCATCAACAAGGGCCTGATGACGACCATCCACGCCTACACCGCCGACCAGAACCTCCAGGACAACATCCACAAGGACCCGCGTCGCGCCCGCGCCGCAGCGCTCAACATGGTGCCGACCTCGACCGGTGCGGCGAAGGCCATCGGCCTCGTCCTCCCCGAGCTCAAGGGCAAGCTCGACGGCTACGCCATGCGCGTCCCGGTCCCCACCGGCTCCGCCACCGACCTGACCTTCGAGGCCAGCCGCGAGACGTCCGTCGACGAGGTCAACGCGATCGTCAAGGCCGCTGCCGACGGGCGTTACCTGCGCTACTCCACCGACCCGCTGGTCTCCACCGACATCGTCACCGACCCGGCGTCCTGCATCTTCGACGCGCCCCTCACCAAGGTGATCGGCAACCAGGTC is part of the Nocardioides cavernae genome and harbors:
- a CDS encoding ABC transporter ATP-binding protein, whose amino-acid sequence is MQDGGGIGVRCSGVVHLYRTFEGHDVVALQGVDLEIAPGERVAFLGPSGSGKSTLLALLGGIQRPSAGRILLGDDDISRMSERHLSRLRARRVATMLQGSTRNLLPYTTARRNVEFARIGMTAEEADRAPGVTDLLDRVGLTDQADQVVSTMSGGQRQRLALACAVATTPGLLLADEPTSQLSHVDRDAVVGLLHDLNRDFGTTVVVVTHQPEVAATFPRTVTMKGGRVGSEGHHGAEYAVIGSEGVLHLPSHLTTQWPAGTLVRVDAEPRRIVISHPADETGIPRDGLR
- the gap gene encoding type I glyceraldehyde-3-phosphate dehydrogenase, producing the protein MTVRVGINGFGRIGRNFFRAVRASGADIEIVGVNDLTDNASLANLLKFDSILGRLDADVTSDDTSIKVGDQTIAAFAERDPSALKWGDIGADVVVESTGFFTDATKAKAHVDAGAKKVIISAPASNEDITIVMGVNHELYDPAAHTVISNASCTTNCLAPMAKALHDGLGINKGLMTTIHAYTADQNLQDNIHKDPRRARAAALNMVPTSTGAAKAIGLVLPELKGKLDGYAMRVPVPTGSATDLTFEASRETSVDEVNAIVKAAADGRYLRYSTDPLVSTDIVTDPASCIFDAPLTKVIGNQVKVLGWYDNEWGYSNRLADLITHVGTSL
- a CDS encoding FtsX-like permease family protein, with protein sequence MIRVALDGLRSRSLLSLGTLLLLVVALGSAVLGPSFAAAVGNAYAVTRLEEERNVLTGRTWEVRPSSAVDDPGALLDDTLAQLVLPEDQHAATAQLETSRMLAPGALGEVMLMAKPDACAHLDLEGRCPAAPGEVSVLAGDAEEDGHELGDRIDLGEPFGTLTLVGTYAYPSGPSVSPERREALEDFWFEPGRLASVPATVRPGRQLTDVARQPAPYLVAPDQLAGLAPSLLLVRVDSRIEVPTDLDAADLPAIAERAAADPAPQQLAVGTAAEISNNDLDGIVADVERERRSALLAVTPAVVSLVLVALALLSRLTSAAGELRVPDLALASLRGADRRRTWLLALSEPLLLVALAVPVGLAGGAALTWALVRAWLPAELPVPVPAYAVLASVAVVACSIAVCVLSTRAVLARSLADQLSGQARPRPAGRLAVLVALALVALTLVLVVAALTRPAGGATDAADLVLPLLIAAVLGLAAAGGTRAAARALARRPARGVAGFLAVRAVARRSVGTLVVLPLTIAIAVVTFGAGTFDAAGAWRASVAATQAPASTVWSSELPMNEAVALTHRLDPDGRWLMATGTWNAQDGVYVVADVPRLASASLWDPSWTPGHSVDDVVALITRPPTPLLTGARLRLGMTVPRAAGQVTVEMRMRTSGGDTFNTYVGPFGPGTSTATERVPCGRGCTVEGFALAGPAGLPTELSGEYVVGPLEADGTDASDVLTRGDWHLVDEGVTQAAQDVRVDGAGLVVTADGTGKAALTSGMGGLRPVVAGREAVDRLGRVAGAATSTVGGPPPSEAVLVAESVPFLGPEGVLIDYSVLTTNRTVYEEEFEVRVLAAADTPEQVTTALAGQGLAVERVYAQERDRLDGTAYALALRLYLVASILVLLMAVAGLVVTTAIQLPGRRMDAAALSVVGVRRRSVLSSVAVEQVVVLGAAAVAGLLAGAAAQLIVLGRITLGQVEEASWPRVVARIDPVLLSGTALVVAVLLGTVALLSAWATVRQARGASLREKAR
- the whiA gene encoding DNA-binding protein WhiA, translated to MAMTAQVKAELASTQITKTCCRKAEVASMLRFAGGLHIVSGRIVVEAELDTGAAARRLRKDISEVYGHPSDVVMVQGNGIRKGSRYIVRVTKDGEALARQTGLLDQRGRPVRGLPPAVVSGGGCDAVAAWRGAFLAHGSLTEPGRSSSLEITCPGPEAALAIVGVARRLGISAKAREVRGVDRVVIRDGDAIGALLTRLGAHESLMAWEERRMRREVRATANRLANFDDANLRRSARAAVAAGARVERALEILGEEIPDHLRQAGHLRLEHKQASLEELGQLHEPVLTKDAIAGRIRRLLAMADKRAEDLGIPDTESSLTPEMLADEG
- a CDS encoding gluconeogenesis factor YvcK family protein, whose protein sequence is MARDTAQAAVALGGGHGLFATLSALRRLHDDLTIDDLTAVVTVADNGGSSGRLRGEFGVLPPGDLRMALAALCGDDEWGRTWADVLQHRFAGQGEMNGHVVGNLLIVGLWELMGEPVRALDWVGRLLGAHGRVLPMATTPMDITARVRGADEADPEAVTVVRGQVEVATTGGRIESVALVPEDPQACAEAVDAILAAEWVVLGPGSWFSSVIPHLMVPGLRRALAETAGRLVVVLNLEAQVGETTGFGPADHLAVLFEHAPDLTVHAVVVDSSAIADDQARLEKDVADRGARLVVADIAVPGEPRHDPDRLAEAFRQVVDEA
- a CDS encoding ABC transporter ATP-binding protein, producing the protein MTAEMNGTGDLVLDHVSYQPGPLLLDDVSVTFAAGRVTALSGPSGSGKTTLLSIAGGLVAPSTGAATYDGRATWQGDGDPPPEIAFVLQVYGLVPILSARENVAIALRARGTSWTDASDRAEAALARFDIADLGDRQVEELSGGQLQRVACARGLVVGAPVLLADEPTSELDQGNVSVVLDALRAEAERGCVVVIATHDPAIVELADHHVAIDEGRIT